The DNA region TATCAGGgcaatacaaatcaaaatcacaatgcgATACTATTTCATACCCAGTAGGATGGCTAGACTCAAAAAGTTagtaatattaaaatttcaagttaATAATAAAcactgatgaggatgtggagaaattggaaccctcatacactgatggtgggaatgtaaagtgatgcagtcactttggaaaacgGCTGGCacttcctcaaacaattaaaaataaagttacaacaTGACCTAGCAATTCTCCTATAGAtccaagaaaactgaaaaaatattcatATCAGAATGTCCATAGCaatactattcacaatagccatatAGTAGAAATTGCAAATTTTCATCAggtgatgaatggataaacaagtgTTGTATAACAATacattggagcctgaccaggtggtggtgcagtggatagtgtcggactgtgacacagaggacccaggttcgaaaccctgaggtcgccagcttgagcacgggctcatctggtttgagcaaggctcactagctttagcccaaggtcgctggcttgagcaaggggtcactctgtctactgtagccccactatcaaggcacatatgagaaagcaatcaatgaacaactaagatgccacaacaaagattagatgcttctcatctctctcccttcctgtctgtccctatttgtccctcattctgtctctctctgtttctgtcaaaaaaaaaaaaaaagaaaaaaaaaagaaacccaatacattggaatattattcgaccataaaaagaaatgaactggtGCATGCTGCAGTGTAGATGGATTTTGAAAACAAGCTGggtggcaggggtccccaaactttttacacagagggccagttcactgtccctcagaccgttggagggccgccacatacagtgctcctctcactgaccaccaatgaaagaggtgccccttccagaagtacggcggggggccggataaatggcctcagggggcctcatgcggcccgcaggccctagtttggggatgcctgctacagtgtacagagatatgttgtagagtTGGGCACCTGAGactggtataattttattaaccagtgtcaccccaataaattcagttttaaaaagaaaacattatactaagtgaaagaaaccaatgaaAAAGATCACATATTATAAGATTTCATTCATATGAAAGACCAGAATAGGGAAATATATAGAGATggaaaatagattagtggttgcttagGACTGTGTGGGAAAGTGGGATTGGAGGAGAAATAGCACAGGGTGATAGGGTTTCTTTTTGATGTGataaaaatgtacttaaaatttactatttttttttctcaggattgctttagctgtttggggtcttttgtagttttatagtgttgttctttttttttctatttttatgaaaaatgccattgggattgAATCTGTAGATAATTTTAGGTAGTagggacattttaacaatgtttgtTCTTCTACTCGAAGAATACAGAATATCCattttctttgtgtcttcttcactttctttcaacaatatcttgtagttttcagtgtatagtaTATGTCTTTCACTTTAAGTTTATCGTacgtattttattcattttgttgtaattgtaaatgggattttcttcatttctttttctgatagttcattgatagtatatagaaatgcaaaatatttatgtgtattaactttgtatcctgtagttttactgtatttattattcAAATAGTTTTTCTGGTGGAATCTTTATggttctatatataaaattatatcactCACAAATAGTGACAGCttttgtataccttttatttcttttgttttgcctAATTGCTCTACCTAACCTTCAGTATTACGTTGAATAAAAGTGACAAGAGTgggctttttatatattttttagagagagtcaggagaggaggggaagaaagagatgcatcaactcatcattgcttCACtagagttgtttattgattgcttctcatatgtgccttgaccaggaggctcaagctgagccagtgaccccttgctcaagccagtgaccttgggcttcaagccagcgaccacgggatcatatcaatgatcctgtgctcaagctggaaagctTGCATTCTTAGCAGGAgaccttagggcaggggtccccaaactaggggcaccctgaggccatttatctggcccccgctgcacttccggaaggggcaccaccatctcattatccaaaagcaggcccatagttcccattgaaatactggtcagtttgttgatttaaatttacttgttctttattttaaatattgtatttgttcctgttttgttttgtttttactttaaaataagatatgtgcagtgtgcatagggatttgttcatagttatttttttttatagtccggccctccaacggtctgagggaaagtgaactggccccctgtgtaaaaagtttggggacccctgccttagggtttCAAAGTGGggccctcagcctcccaggctgatgctcagagcactgcaccaccactggtcaggcaagaatgggcatccttgtcttatttctgGTCTTAAGGGAAAAGCTTCCTTTTCTCACCATTGAATATGATGCTAGCTCTGGGTTTGTCTTATATGGACTCTAATATGTTCAGGTACTTCTATACCcactttattgagaattttatcataaatggagaTTGTATCTTTTCAGAtgcttctctgcatctattgagattatcatatgatttttatcctttatttttgttaatgtggtatatcagTTGATTGACTTGtagatgttgaaccatccttgcatccctGAAATAGATCCCATTTGTTTgcagtgtatgatttttttaaatgtattgttatattcagtttgccagtattttgttgagCAGTTTTGCACGGaagttcattagagatattagcctgtgattttctttttggtgttgtCCTTGctagttttggtatcagggtgctgttggccttataaaatgagttagaaagcattccctcctcttcaatgttttgggagagtttgagaaggataggtattacatttttttgaattagaattcaccagtgaagccatctggtcctggataTTGTTTTGGGGGATGTTTTTGATTACTCTTTCAATATCCTTATTAGTGGTCAGTCTTTTTGGGTTTTCAAATTCTTCATAATTCAATGTAGGAAGGTTGTATGCCTCTAAGAATTTGTCTGTTTTTAGGTCATTGGTTTTaaatctttttacacttgggtacaagtgaaaatagaattatttcagggaccactaaggcagaaatcaccttgGGCATAAGTgatcaactaagatcattggctttataatcttcatacaatgttAGGGTGGATAATTCTTTCACAGATCAGAACAAAACTTCTGGCAACCAGTCCACAGACCAGCGGTtgcaaaccactgctctaggttgTTTAATATGCTGGCATGTCAACTTTCATAATGCTCTTTTATAACtcattgtatttctgtggtgtctgaTGTAacatctctttcatttctgatttactATAAAagtacagtaatcaaaacagtatggtattagcaaaaaaaaaaaaaaaaaagagagagagagagacaccagtggaacagaattgagagtccaaaAATATATTCACACATACGTGGACAACTTGTTTATAATTTCAGGGGAAaagatcaagggtatctctcacacCACAATTACTCTGACAgcatccctttttttttacattgcatTTGAAGAAGCAGATATGGAAAGTGTTATCTGAATTTTATGGGTGACAGAATCCAGAGAGATTGCCATTTCCCCAGTGTAGCCTGGCAAGATAGATGAAAACAAGAGCCAGATTTTTTGTTTCTATCTCCAAGCCCTGCCTCTCATCCTTCCTTGTTCCAATATTTGGAATTTGTGGCAGCTTCTGTTAAGTGATTATATTTACGTTTTGATCACACCGTTTGTGCTCATGAGTTGGCAGCACATTTCTTAGGTGGTAGAACTCACAGCCAGCAGTGTTGTGCTCTCAAACATGGTACCGTACTCCATTTCAGTGAGTTACATCTTGTCCTGCTTCTTGGTATAAACTATTATAGATAAACCCATTATCcataagtcattttaaaaaacaagcagcTTAGAATTGAGACTTCTTGAAACAGATCTTTCAATCCAACACAGATTGACTCTCAGTAACATTAAGGTTCTCATTTCTTCAGCAATCTgcagaatttaaaaagataactgcAGAGTAAAGAGAAGTGTGTGTTCTGTCATCAGTATATAAATGTAAAAGGTAGGAGGAACTCGGTGAGCTGCAGATAGGAGGAACGCAGTGAGCCATTTATTACTGTGCACCTTCTGTTTGTGTACCTCCTACTGGTTTATGTAGAGATCATGAAGAAATACCAGACATTGTCACTCTTGACTCCTCTGGAACTTATAAGCCAGTTgaggaaacaaaaacactgtGTAAGGGACTCCCCATATTCAGGAAGAGCAAGATTGGGTCACGAAAGTGTTTTAGTTTGAGTTGACCCTGAAGCAGACCCCAAGACAAGGATTTGAGTGCATATATTTTCGGTGGAAGGGGcatgagagaagggagaggaaacagggaagggaaggcagcTAAGAGAGCATTATTAGATAGCTATCACCATGGGTGACAAGAAAGCAATCCTGTGAGAAACACTGTAAACAATATCGAACACATCCTTCAGAATTAGTCTACTGAAAGGGTGGGGGAGCTGAGGTAGATACATTCCACTCATATCAGGGCTACAGTTAGAGTATTGAGGGCTCTCCTGAACTGCCCAGCACCTGGGCAGAGCAGCCTTCTACAGCCCTGGAAAAGCCCTCAGGCACAGTGAGCAGAAACTGACAGGTGGAAGTCAGCCTGTGTACATGAAACACAAGGGTCTGAGGAGTATGAGTAGAGGACACTCCGTCAGTCCTCTACCCATAGAAGTGACCAAGACTGGGATTCTTGGTGGAGGTGAGACTTGACAGTACTCTTTCTTATCTCTCCCCAGGTGTCTGCATGTTGCTATCCCTGTTGTCCATTGTGTATGGAGCCTTGCGCTGCAACATCCTAGCCATCAAGATCAAGTATGATGAATACGATGTCAAGGTGAAGCCTCTGGCCTATGTCTGCATCTTCCTCTGGAGGAGCTTTGAGATTGCCACTCGAGTCATTGTCCTGGTTCTCTTTACTTCTGTCCTGAAGGCCTGGGTGGTGCTGGTCATACTCATCAACTTCTTCAGCTTCTTCATATACCCCTGGATCCTCTTCTGGTGCAGTGGCTCTCCATTCCCTGAGAACATTGAGAAGGCCCTCAGTCGAGTGGGCACCACCATCGTGCTGTGCTTTCTCACCCTGCTTTATGCCGGTATCAACATGTTCTGCTGGTCAGCAGTACAGCTGAAAATCAACAGCCCTGACCTCATTAGCAAGTCCCAGAACTGGTACCGGATACTGATGTACTACATACTTAGACTCATTGAGAACGCCTCCCTCCTCCTTATGTGGTATCTTTATAAGACCGAcatctatatgtatgtgtgtgcacctCTGTTGATTTTGAAGTTACTCATTGGATACTGCACAGCCATTCTATTCATGCTGGTATTCTATCAGTTCTTTCACCCTTGCAAAAAGCTCTTTTCCTCCAGTGTTTCTGAAATCTTTCAGCGGTGTATAAAGTGTGCTTGCTGTCATTGCCCATGGCAGAAATCCTCAGAGTCTGTAGGAAAGACCGATGTAAGGTCACCTGAAGATAGAGATGAGACACCTTCTAGCAGTAAAATAAGTTCTGTGCCTAGCCAGATCTTGAATGCCGATGAGCTCTACTCTGCTTAACGGGACCTGAGTCTCATGAGGCAGTTATATTGTTTTCTGGGTTGATTGCTGTTCTTCGTACAAGTGATGAGCCCTACTCAGTTAATAAAGCAGGCAGTTAGCACTCTACTCCTTGTGCGTTGTTCCCCTTTAGAGAGCTCTTGGGTTTGTGGAAACTATGGAGAGAAGCCATGGAAACTTCTGAGTGTTGAAGGAGCAGTCTAAGGCACTATCATTCACAGCTGACCATGTTCTCCCGGGCATTTCTGGCCTTTTCACTGACAGAGTGAAAAGCACCCATGATACCTGAGCTGAACCAGTTAGAATGAGTACAGGGGTTTTCTTATGTTCTAGTTTTCTGGACTTCTTGTCTGGGTagccaaatgttttcttttatcccTGAGCATAGTTTTCATCCAAGAGCTGGCTTGATGATCAGAGATGGTTACTGGGGTTATGCCATTGGCGACATCATTATTGTCCGAGCTTTCAGAGAGTACTGTTCCAGTTTGAGTTTTGAATACATAGGTGTTCCATTTAATATCATTAGGGCTCTCTTAACAAAACCAACTGTAGTCACCTTGGGCTATTATCTCTAATTGATTGAGAAGTTTAAATTTGGAGACTTTATACCCAAAGATCTATGGACACAAAATCAAATTCTAATTTTGGTCATGAAAGCCCTAGGATTTTAGGAAAGTTGTGTGTTCCTTCAGTATGTTGAAGAAGTTCTGAAACAAGGGGATTGTTAAAACATCAAAATGATGTAGGCTTTTGTAATCAGAGTTCTTAACTTGAGGTGGTTGAAGATAGTAATCTTCTATAAGGTAGACTTAAACCTCTTCAGGGTTCAGTCCTATCCTAACAAATCTGGGAAATTTCTAATAGAATTTGCGAGGATTTGCcttcttaagaaagaagaaaatgaaactcaCAGTCTTGACCCCACTTCTTCCTTGCCTTTTAGGAAAGTTGCAGGCAATAgttactttgtttaaaaaaaagttacttaggttaacatttttttttctagcaaatTCCACAGAAATCTTTCATCTAGTACAAGTATACCgggcatttcatttttttattagttgaagaaaaatttttttctcctcctgccgAGTTAGATTTTGATATCAGAAACTTTTCATTATAGAAAGTGAAGAAATGACCAGAGGATATCTGTCTTTAATTGAATGCCATTTAATTTGGTGTGATTATGCGTAAATTTGTACAAGATCTTCAATTTTATTCTCCTACACTCCTATCTTCAGTATAATTTCTGAACCCTATTCCATAAAAGGATTGTGTAGTATATCCTCAGTTGTTTTGGGGAAATGCCTGGATTTAGTGCCATTATTTCTATCATAAGAACCTTGATAATGAAATACCTAGAGGCAGGTGACCTGTCACTAACTAGGCTGGATATTGCGGGTCAGTTAAGGTTGACAGTCTAAATATTTAGATGAAGTTTCTGACCCATTCAGTTTCTAACAGTCAGTCTGTGAGGGGACAGGTTAAAAATGGTGAGTTTGACAAGAGAAGTGGTCAGAATTAGACAAACATGGTGAGACTGGTACTTCCCAGCCTTTGTTTGTAAGTCAGTCTCAAAAACCAATATAAAATGTGagacttcaaaaatattttaaataattttaatgtagaGAATAGGTACGCATTTTGAGTGACCTCAAATCAAACTAACAGTGATGGCCTATCAGATTCTCTAAGCCCAATTATAAGCCACTTATATAAGGACAAAGATTTGGTAACTAAATtgaacattttgttatttttcacctTTGCTTTGGGTCCATGTGTGTCTGTTCACTTTGGGGGAGAgaaaccactgcttttttttttttctataggaaAAATTTAAGTCATGGTGAactgagaatttttgttttaaatttatttatattatatctttGAAATAGTAAAATTATAGTTCAGATTGCAGATCTAGGTGACCCTAAAGACAAACCAGCTAATTCCCTCATGTGTTGAGAGTTAAAATGTGGTTTTCAAttagaatttcaatttttaaaactctgtgttttgtc from Saccopteryx leptura isolate mSacLep1 chromosome X, mSacLep1_pri_phased_curated, whole genome shotgun sequence includes:
- the XK gene encoding endoplasmic reticulum membrane adapter protein XK, whose product is MKFPGSVLASVFLFVAETMAALYLSSTYRSGGDRMWQSLTLLFSLLPCALVQLTLLFVHRDFSRDRPLVLLLHLLQLGPLFRCFEVLCIYCQSGNMEEPYVSITKKRQMPKNGLSEEVEKEVGQAEGKLITHRSAFSRASVIQAFLGSAPQLTLQLYISTLQQKVTAGRCVCMLLSLLSIVYGALRCNILAIKIKYDEYDVKVKPLAYVCIFLWRSFEIATRVIVLVLFTSVLKAWVVLVILINFFSFFIYPWILFWCSGSPFPENIEKALSRVGTTIVLCFLTLLYAGINMFCWSAVQLKINSPDLISKSQNWYRILMYYILRLIENASLLLMWYLYKTDIYMYVCAPLLILKLLIGYCTAILFMLVFYQFFHPCKKLFSSSVSEIFQRCIKCACCHCPWQKSSESVGKTDVRSPEDRDETPSSSKISSVPSQILNADELYSA